A stretch of the Litorilinea aerophila genome encodes the following:
- the rarD gene encoding EamA family transporter RarD, with translation MNRGTWYALAAYTVWGVLPIFWKWLHHLPALEIVAHRMIWSFVFLALVLTMRQEWQALWRAARHRRVILAFLATALLLTANWLVYVWAVNAGHIVETSLGYFINPLVNVLLGVIFLRERLRAGQWAAIAVAAAGVLYLTVSYGALPWIALALAFTFGFYGLLKKATPLTSLQGLTLETSVLFVPTLLYLGLLGWTGTGSFGAGSWRTDLLLILAGVMTTGPLLLFAAAARRVPLSMMGVLQYIAPTLQFLIGVLLYHEPFTPVRLVGFCLIWIALLIYSVEGVMAHRRPAAVAGGA, from the coding sequence ATGAATCGTGGAACCTGGTACGCCCTGGCCGCTTACACGGTTTGGGGCGTGTTGCCCATCTTTTGGAAGTGGCTACATCATCTGCCCGCGCTGGAAATCGTAGCCCACCGGATGATCTGGTCCTTTGTCTTCCTGGCCCTGGTTTTGACCATGCGCCAGGAGTGGCAGGCCCTCTGGCGGGCGGCCAGACACCGGCGGGTGATCCTGGCCTTCCTGGCCACTGCCCTTCTGCTGACCGCCAACTGGCTGGTCTACGTCTGGGCGGTGAACGCTGGACACATCGTGGAGACCAGCCTGGGCTATTTCATTAACCCGCTGGTGAACGTGCTGCTGGGCGTTATCTTCCTGCGGGAGCGGCTACGGGCGGGGCAGTGGGCGGCCATTGCCGTGGCCGCGGCCGGCGTGCTCTACCTGACCGTCAGCTATGGCGCCCTGCCCTGGATCGCCCTGGCCCTGGCTTTCACCTTCGGCTTCTACGGCTTGTTGAAGAAGGCCACCCCCCTCACCTCCCTCCAGGGGCTTACCCTGGAGACCAGCGTCCTGTTCGTGCCCACGCTCCTTTACCTGGGGCTGTTGGGGTGGACGGGGACAGGATCCTTCGGCGCTGGGAGCTGGCGCACCGACCTGCTGCTCATCCTGGCGGGCGTGATGACCACCGGGCCGTTGCTGCTCTTTGCCGCGGCTGCGCGGCGGGTGCCCCTGAGCATGATGGGGGTGCTCCAGTACATCGCGCCGACCCTGCAGTTCCTGATCGGCGTCCTGCTCTACCACGAGCCCTTCACCCCGGTCCGGCTGGTGGGCTTCTGTCTGATCTGGATTGCGCTGCTCATCTATTCGGTGGAGGGCGTCATGGCACATCGGCGACCCGCCGCCGTGGCTGGCGGCGCGTAA
- a CDS encoding mandelate racemase/muconate lactonizing enzyme family protein, with protein sequence MQSSSRIKITDIRLVRLRTVQEVGVLEPAWNPGGQMPFTVGGGSYVEIHTDSGLVGIGPGLDPALLPAVKAQLVGQDPFDTERHLAALRYYATGPAYRGSAGVDIALWDLIGKACGQPLYKLFGGGRDKVPAYASMVLLSTPAERAELAARLADEGWQAIKLRLHHATMAEDIETVTRVRDAVGDRMAIMVDANQAQSSGNWQPGVLWDYRRALETARELDRLGCYWLEEPLPRYAFKDLARLNQAVAMPLAGGENNRGIHEFVQMLEGNVYDILQPEGMVGGGLTELRKIGVLAEAFGKKCVPHHGGRGLGTIAHLHLVASWPHAPYLELLHDPPIGDYRHGFSILLDPPVVDQEGLIAVPQKPGLGVEVNPDLVEEVITV encoded by the coding sequence ATGCAGAGCTCCTCAAGAATCAAGATCACCGACATCCGCCTGGTCCGGCTGCGGACGGTCCAGGAAGTGGGCGTGTTGGAGCCGGCCTGGAACCCCGGCGGGCAGATGCCCTTCACCGTGGGCGGCGGCTCCTATGTGGAGATCCACACCGACAGTGGCCTGGTGGGCATCGGCCCCGGGCTGGATCCTGCCCTGCTGCCCGCGGTCAAGGCCCAACTGGTAGGCCAGGATCCCTTCGACACCGAGCGCCACCTGGCCGCCCTGCGTTACTACGCCACGGGGCCGGCCTACCGGGGCAGCGCCGGCGTGGACATCGCCCTCTGGGACCTGATCGGCAAGGCCTGCGGTCAGCCCCTCTACAAGCTCTTTGGTGGTGGTCGGGACAAGGTGCCGGCCTACGCCAGCATGGTGCTCCTCTCCACCCCGGCGGAACGGGCCGAGCTGGCCGCCCGCCTGGCGGATGAAGGCTGGCAGGCCATCAAGCTGCGCCTTCACCACGCCACCATGGCCGAAGATATCGAAACCGTGACCCGGGTGCGGGACGCGGTGGGCGACCGCATGGCCATCATGGTGGACGCCAACCAGGCCCAGTCCAGCGGCAACTGGCAGCCTGGCGTCCTCTGGGACTACCGCCGCGCGCTGGAGACGGCCCGGGAGCTGGACCGGCTGGGCTGCTACTGGCTGGAGGAGCCCCTGCCCCGCTACGCTTTCAAAGACCTGGCCCGCCTGAACCAGGCGGTGGCCATGCCCCTGGCCGGCGGCGAGAACAACCGGGGCATCCACGAGTTCGTGCAGATGCTGGAGGGCAACGTCTACGACATCCTCCAGCCCGAGGGCATGGTGGGGGGCGGCCTGACGGAGCTGCGTAAGATCGGGGTGCTGGCCGAGGCCTTCGGGAAGAAGTGCGTGCCCCACCACGGCGGCCGGGGGCTGGGCACCATCGCCCACCTGCACCTGGTGGCCTCCTGGCCCCACGCGCCCTACCTGGAGCTGCTCCACGACCCGCCCATCGGCGACTATCGCCACGGTTTCTCCATCCTCCTGGATCCGCCGGTGGTGGACCAGGAGGGTTTGATAGCTGTGCCCCAGAAGCCCGGCCTGGGCGTGGAGGTGAACCCGGATCTGGTGGAAGAAGTGATTACCGTCTAG
- a CDS encoding uracil-DNA glycosylase: protein MPGPDLEQLKQQVIACRRCPRLVAWREEIAQTKRRAYRDWTYWGRPVPGFGDPRARLLLVGLAPGAHGANRTGRMFTGDGSGDFLYAALHRAGFASQPTSRSRDDGLQLWDCYITAVARCAPPQNRPTAAEIANCRPFLQQEIALLRRVQVVVALGQVAFNGYLRALQEMGQPLPRLTFRHGAHYPLAELAQRPGLPHLLAAYHPSRQNTQTGRLTAAMYDELFHQVKRLLNPGDRAS from the coding sequence GTGCCCGGGCCGGACCTGGAGCAACTGAAGCAGCAGGTCATCGCCTGTCGACGCTGCCCCCGGCTGGTGGCCTGGCGGGAAGAGATCGCCCAGACGAAGCGCCGGGCCTACCGGGACTGGACCTACTGGGGGCGGCCGGTGCCCGGCTTCGGAGACCCCAGGGCCCGGCTGCTCCTGGTGGGGCTGGCGCCGGGCGCCCATGGGGCCAACCGGACCGGCCGCATGTTCACCGGCGACGGCTCGGGCGATTTCCTCTACGCGGCCCTTCATCGGGCCGGTTTTGCCAGCCAGCCTACCTCCCGTTCCCGGGACGACGGCCTGCAGCTATGGGATTGCTACATCACCGCGGTGGCCCGCTGTGCACCGCCCCAGAACCGGCCGACAGCGGCCGAGATCGCCAACTGTCGGCCCTTTCTACAGCAAGAGATCGCCCTCCTGCGGCGGGTGCAGGTGGTGGTGGCCCTGGGCCAGGTGGCCTTCAACGGCTACCTGCGCGCGCTCCAGGAGATGGGCCAGCCCCTGCCCCGCCTGACCTTTCGCCATGGTGCCCACTATCCCCTGGCGGAACTGGCCCAGCGCCCCGGCCTGCCCCATCTGCTGGCTGCCTATCACCCCAGCCGACAGAACACCCAGACCGGCCGCCTGACTGCCGCCATGTACGATGAGCTATTTCACCAGGTGAAGCGCTTGTTGAACCCGGGCGACAGGGCGTCGTAA
- the hflX gene encoding GTPase HflX encodes MTNPKSFQSNAQQTRRRGNAGTETAAGPRAVPRDEAGLVPTAPPQEKAVLVGVELAGHPGHLPLEDSLEELALLARTADVQVVGTVTQRLESPNPATLIGKGKVEELQMLVLELGANVVIFDDELSPRQQRELEKVLGEEVKVLDRTALILDIFARHARTREGAVQVELAQYEYRLPRLTRAWTHLARQVGGRAGGAGGGVGVRGPGETQLEVDRREIGRRIAFLKRQLDEISKHRSHYRRQRRRAATPVVALVGYTNAGKSTLLNALTNAGVRAEDQLFATLDPTTRRVELPSGHVVLFTDTVGFIQKLPTQLVAAFRATLEEVTEADVLVHVVDISHPNADEQEAAVEEVLEDLGAGEKPIVTALNKIDRLSPDDPVASERLRRARLEYTNPVAISARTGEGLDQLLQTIDEVLRQRMVPVDVLIPYGEGELVALIHTHGFVEQEEHRPEGTRVVGRLPVELAGRLRDYYYQAA; translated from the coding sequence ATGACGAACCCGAAATCTTTTCAATCCAATGCCCAACAGACCCGCAGGCGGGGAAACGCCGGGACGGAAACTGCCGCAGGTCCCCGGGCAGTGCCCCGGGACGAAGCGGGGCTGGTGCCCACCGCGCCGCCCCAGGAAAAGGCGGTGCTGGTAGGCGTAGAGCTGGCCGGGCACCCAGGCCATCTGCCCCTGGAGGACTCCCTGGAGGAGCTGGCCCTGCTGGCCAGGACTGCCGACGTTCAGGTGGTGGGCACGGTGACCCAGCGGCTGGAGAGTCCCAACCCCGCCACCCTGATCGGCAAGGGCAAGGTGGAAGAGCTCCAGATGTTGGTCCTGGAGCTGGGTGCCAATGTGGTCATCTTCGACGACGAGCTCTCGCCCAGGCAGCAGCGGGAGCTGGAGAAGGTGCTGGGCGAGGAGGTAAAGGTGCTGGACCGCACGGCCCTGATCCTGGACATTTTCGCCCGCCATGCCCGCACCCGAGAAGGTGCCGTTCAGGTGGAGCTGGCCCAGTACGAGTATCGGCTGCCCCGCCTCACCCGAGCCTGGACCCACCTGGCCCGCCAGGTGGGCGGCCGGGCCGGTGGCGCCGGCGGCGGGGTGGGGGTCCGCGGCCCGGGTGAAACCCAGCTGGAAGTGGACCGCCGGGAGATCGGGCGGCGCATCGCCTTCTTGAAACGCCAGCTGGACGAAATCAGCAAGCACCGCAGCCACTACCGCCGGCAACGTCGCCGCGCTGCCACGCCGGTGGTCGCCCTGGTTGGCTATACGAACGCCGGAAAGAGCACCCTGCTCAACGCCCTCACCAATGCCGGCGTGCGGGCCGAGGACCAGCTCTTCGCCACCCTGGATCCCACCACCCGCCGGGTGGAGCTGCCCAGCGGCCACGTGGTGCTCTTCACCGACACCGTGGGGTTCATCCAGAAGCTGCCCACCCAGCTCGTGGCAGCCTTCCGGGCCACCCTGGAGGAAGTCACCGAGGCGGATGTGCTGGTCCACGTGGTGGATATCTCCCACCCCAACGCCGACGAGCAGGAGGCGGCCGTGGAGGAGGTGCTGGAGGATCTGGGCGCGGGGGAAAAACCCATCGTCACCGCGCTCAACAAGATCGACCGGCTCTCTCCCGACGACCCGGTGGCCAGCGAACGGCTGCGCCGAGCCCGGCTGGAATACACCAACCCCGTGGCCATCAGCGCCCGCACAGGCGAGGGGCTGGACCAGCTGCTGCAGACCATCGACGAGGTCCTGCGCCAGCGTATGGTTCCGGTGGATGTGCTCATCCCCTACGGCGAGGGGGAACTGGTGGCCCTGATCCATACCCACGGCTTTGTGGAACAGGAGGAACACCGGCCCGAAGGAACCCGGGTGGTGGGCCGTCTGCCGGTGGAGCTGGCAGGCCGCCTGCGGGATTACTACTACCAGGCGGCGTAA
- a CDS encoding protein kinase domain-containing protein: MNQLLTLGTTLQSQSPGPAIAVERFLGSGGQGEVYAVSVHGQPMALKWFFPHYLRQDPRLRERLERAVQSGPPSDRFLWPLELVEADGVPGFGYLMPLREERFRGMVDLVTRRVTPSLWVLATIGFELAHSYLQLHARGLCYRDISFGNVFFDPATGETRICDNDNVDIDGQAGAIGGTPRFMAPELVRGEATPSTATDLFSLAVLLFYLLMNHHPLEGRQEAALHCFDLPAMTRLYGTHPVFIFDPADESNRPLPGYHDNALAFWPIYPQFLRDLFTRAFTDGIRDPDHGRVRESEWRAALVRLRDAIFPCSHCGAENFYDGRRLQGAGAGVCWSCGQGLRLPPRIRIGGPRPAAGGGMATVVLNHNTRLFPHHVDPERAFDFQDPVAAVVQHPQDPRIWGLRNLGTEPWVATTAAGAVHPVPPGRSITLAEGTRIHFGACEGTIRLAHG, from the coding sequence ATGAACCAACTCCTCACCCTTGGCACCACCCTCCAGAGCCAATCCCCGGGGCCGGCCATTGCCGTTGAACGCTTCCTGGGCAGTGGCGGCCAGGGAGAAGTCTACGCGGTGTCGGTCCACGGCCAGCCCATGGCCCTCAAGTGGTTCTTCCCCCATTACCTGCGCCAGGACCCCCGCCTGCGGGAGCGGCTGGAACGGGCCGTGCAGTCCGGGCCGCCCAGCGACCGCTTCCTCTGGCCCCTGGAGCTGGTGGAGGCCGACGGCGTACCCGGCTTCGGCTACCTGATGCCCCTGCGGGAGGAGCGCTTCCGGGGCATGGTGGATCTGGTCACCCGGCGGGTGACGCCTTCCCTGTGGGTGCTGGCCACCATCGGCTTCGAACTGGCCCACAGCTATCTCCAGCTCCATGCCCGGGGCCTCTGCTATCGAGACATCTCCTTCGGCAACGTCTTCTTCGACCCGGCCACCGGCGAGACCCGCATCTGCGACAACGACAACGTGGACATCGACGGCCAGGCCGGGGCCATCGGCGGCACCCCCCGCTTCATGGCGCCCGAGCTGGTCCGAGGCGAAGCCACCCCCAGCACCGCGACAGATCTCTTTTCCCTGGCCGTCCTGCTCTTTTACCTGCTCATGAACCACCACCCCCTGGAAGGACGCCAGGAAGCGGCCCTCCATTGCTTCGACCTGCCCGCCATGACCCGCCTCTACGGCACCCATCCCGTCTTCATCTTCGACCCGGCGGATGAAAGCAACCGCCCCCTGCCCGGCTATCACGACAACGCCCTGGCCTTCTGGCCCATCTACCCCCAGTTCCTGCGGGATCTCTTCACCCGGGCCTTCACCGACGGCATCCGGGACCCTGACCACGGCCGGGTGCGGGAAAGCGAATGGCGGGCGGCGCTGGTGCGCCTGCGGGATGCCATCTTCCCCTGTAGCCACTGCGGCGCCGAAAACTTCTACGATGGCCGCAGGCTGCAGGGAGCCGGGGCCGGCGTGTGCTGGTCCTGTGGCCAGGGCCTGCGTCTGCCGCCCCGCATCCGCATCGGCGGACCCCGGCCGGCCGCGGGCGGGGGGATGGCCACGGTGGTGCTCAACCACAACACCCGCCTCTTTCCCCACCACGTGGATCCAGAGCGGGCCTTCGACTTCCAGGATCCGGTGGCGGCGGTGGTCCAGCATCCCCAGGATCCCCGCATCTGGGGCCTCCGCAACCTGGGGACGGAGCCCTGGGTCGCGACCACGGCCGCCGGCGCGGTGCACCCCGTGCCGCCAGGCCGCAGCATCACCCTGGCCGAAGGGACCCGCATCCACTTTGGCGCCTGTGAAGGGACGATCCGCCTGGCCCATGGTTGA
- a CDS encoding SH3 domain-containing protein, producing the protein MHEQPRRILRQLIQRHGMALAHDPRRTQALLNDYCGHYRREIFVLVQAQRERIPQELLAAPRWLPTETLHARLARRLEENLALAPEAAAWAVESWAMALGHRAPSPHPVWRWLRGWMPTRSGPAAPRPRPGKGDTAGPGEGQLGQVGVQLKGTPAGGRSGDPRSNRQPAGPFHVPAPWRAQVEEGLARASGLGRRLPRRRWGVPLALAVALLLTSLAARWVLVPGFQGTGFGGVGRFLPFEPEAAAYLRQHYPLPRGAWAGAGPLWVRARPDPEAAQVALLAQGEPVTVDDFTADGTWSHIQTPAEGWVNNEYLYFREDSPPYAVVRLAVRRYQVSTPTLNVRSGPDIAYPQTDVLTAGTPVTAIAVSQDGRWLQIIEPVSGWIFAAYVQVGG; encoded by the coding sequence ATGCATGAGCAGCCACGCCGCATCCTGCGCCAGCTCATCCAACGCCACGGCATGGCGCTGGCCCACGACCCTCGCCGTACCCAGGCGCTCCTGAACGACTACTGTGGCCACTATCGCCGGGAGATCTTTGTCCTGGTGCAGGCACAGCGGGAGCGTATCCCCCAGGAGCTGTTGGCCGCCCCCCGGTGGCTGCCAACGGAGACCCTCCACGCGCGTCTGGCCCGTCGGCTGGAGGAGAACCTGGCGCTGGCGCCAGAGGCAGCCGCCTGGGCCGTGGAGAGCTGGGCCATGGCCCTGGGACACAGGGCGCCCTCGCCCCATCCCGTCTGGCGCTGGCTGCGCGGCTGGATGCCCACCCGCTCCGGCCCTGCCGCCCCCCGTCCGCGGCCGGGAAAAGGCGATACAGCCGGGCCGGGTGAGGGACAATTGGGCCAAGTTGGTGTACAATTAAAGGGGACGCCGGCCGGAGGGCGTTCAGGGGACCCCAGGTCGAACCGCCAGCCTGCCGGCCCTTTCCACGTCCCTGCTCCCTGGCGGGCCCAGGTGGAGGAAGGCCTGGCCCGGGCGTCGGGCCTGGGCCGCAGGCTACCCCGGAGACGGTGGGGAGTGCCATTGGCCCTGGCCGTCGCCCTGCTGCTGACGAGCCTGGCTGCAAGGTGGGTGCTCGTCCCAGGATTCCAGGGGACTGGATTTGGCGGCGTGGGCCGGTTTCTGCCCTTTGAACCCGAGGCTGCTGCCTACCTTCGGCAGCATTACCCCCTCCCCCGGGGGGCGTGGGCCGGCGCCGGCCCCCTGTGGGTCCGGGCCAGGCCAGATCCAGAGGCCGCCCAGGTGGCCCTGCTGGCCCAGGGCGAACCGGTGACGGTGGACGACTTCACCGCCGATGGCACCTGGTCCCACATCCAGACGCCGGCGGAGGGCTGGGTTAACAACGAGTACCTGTACTTCCGGGAAGATAGCCCGCCCTATGCGGTGGTGCGGCTGGCTGTGCGTCGATACCAGGTTTCGACGCCCACCCTGAATGTGCGCAGCGGGCCGGACATTGCCTACCCTCAGACGGATGTGTTGACGGCCGGCACCCCGGTGACGGCCATTGCCGTGAGCCAAGATGGCCGCTGGCTCCAGATTATCGAGCCGGTTTCTGGCTGGATCTTTGCCGCCTATGTCCAGGTAGGCGGATAG